A window from Nocardioides mesophilus encodes these proteins:
- a CDS encoding sensor histidine kinase, whose translation MRWPVSVRGRITVLATLVVAVALTAAAWGLLAVLGHSLRNDRDTLARARAETLAQQAAAGRLPRRITNVGEDGMAQVVAADGTVLAASSGLAGAGPVSRTPPASAGPELRVMHGVPDDSDVEDYRVWVLRASTAQGPVTVYIGASPESVREPVTTLRRSLLLGIPLLLVLVAFGARAVVGRALRPVEDLRREVTEISEHAAGNRLAVPATDDEVSRLAVTMNAMLARLEAALSRQRELVGDASHELQTPLTALRAQLEVALAHPDDAAWPTLAPDLLLDVEAMERLVRDLLWLARDDAGPQSVDHRLVDLDAVVLEEASRAAREGRRAGVAVDTSAVSAAPLRGSADELGRLVRNLLDNALAHASTTIRLSLHCDERTAYLEVRDDGPGIPADQRERVFERFARVDPGRARLASGGGVDGTDPSGRSDRAGRAGTGLGLAIARSIARRHGGDIRVLDTSAGARLAVELPVATS comes from the coding sequence GTGCGGTGGCCGGTGTCCGTGCGCGGTCGCATCACCGTGCTCGCGACCCTCGTCGTCGCGGTGGCGCTGACCGCCGCCGCCTGGGGCCTGCTCGCCGTGCTCGGCCACTCGCTGCGCAACGACCGGGACACCCTCGCCCGGGCCCGGGCGGAGACGTTGGCGCAGCAGGCCGCGGCCGGCCGGCTGCCGCGCCGGATCACCAACGTCGGCGAGGACGGGATGGCCCAGGTGGTCGCCGCCGACGGCACCGTGCTCGCCGCCTCCTCCGGGCTGGCCGGGGCCGGCCCGGTGTCGCGGACCCCGCCAGCCTCGGCCGGCCCCGAGCTGCGCGTGATGCACGGCGTACCCGACGACTCCGACGTCGAGGACTACCGGGTGTGGGTGCTGCGGGCATCCACTGCCCAGGGACCCGTCACGGTGTACATCGGAGCCAGTCCCGAGTCCGTCCGGGAACCCGTCACGACGCTGCGACGCAGCCTCCTGCTGGGGATTCCGCTGCTCCTCGTGCTGGTCGCCTTCGGCGCCCGGGCGGTGGTCGGCCGGGCGCTGCGACCCGTCGAGGACCTGAGACGCGAGGTGACCGAGATCTCCGAGCACGCGGCGGGGAACCGGCTCGCGGTCCCGGCGACGGACGACGAGGTGAGCCGGCTGGCGGTGACGATGAACGCGATGCTGGCGCGGCTCGAGGCGGCTCTGTCCCGGCAGCGCGAGCTGGTCGGCGACGCCTCCCACGAGCTGCAGACACCGCTGACCGCCCTGCGGGCGCAGCTCGAGGTGGCGCTCGCGCACCCCGACGACGCCGCCTGGCCGACCCTGGCGCCGGACCTGCTGCTCGACGTGGAGGCGATGGAACGGCTGGTCCGCGACCTTTTGTGGCTGGCCCGCGACGACGCCGGGCCGCAGAGCGTCGACCACCGGCTGGTCGACCTCGACGCGGTGGTGCTGGAGGAGGCGTCCCGGGCCGCGCGCGAGGGCCGGCGGGCCGGAGTGGCCGTCGACACCTCCGCGGTCTCGGCGGCGCCGCTGCGGGGCAGTGCCGACGAGCTCGGCCGGCTGGTGCGCAACCTGCTCGACAACGCGCTGGCCCACGCGTCGACGACGATCCGGCTGTCGCTGCACTGCGACGAGCGCACGGCGTACCTCGAGGTCCGCGACGACGGCCCCGGCATCCCCGCCGACCAGCGCGAGCGGGTCTTCGAACGGTTCGCCAGAGTGGACCCCGGCCGGGCCAGGCTGGCGAGCGGCGGCGGGGTCGACGGGACCGACCCGTCCGGCCGCAGCGACCGGGCCGGCCGCGCCGGCACGGGGTTGGGCCTGGCGATCGCCCGGAGCATCGCGCGCCGGCACGGCGGCGATATCCGGGTGCTCGACACCTCCGCCGGGGCGCGCCTCGCGGTGGAGCTCCCGGTGGCGACGTCCTGA
- a CDS encoding response regulator transcription factor, which yields MRLLVVDDDARLVDALRRGLEAEGFAVDTAGDGAEAEWLARENPYDVMVLDVMLPGLDGIELCTRLRAAGNWTPVLMLTARTDSAEVARALDSGADDHLAKPFSYVVLLARLRALLRRGGSTRPPVLRAGGLELDPATHQVRRDGTPVELTPRQFALLEYLIRRAGEVVPKREILEHVWDFGYEGDPNIVEVYVAQLRRRIDQPFGTASLQTVRLVGYRLADEPVHTEG from the coding sequence ATGCGGCTGCTGGTGGTCGACGACGACGCGCGACTCGTCGACGCCCTGCGCCGCGGGCTCGAGGCCGAGGGGTTCGCCGTGGACACCGCCGGCGACGGAGCCGAGGCGGAGTGGCTGGCACGGGAGAACCCGTACGACGTGATGGTCCTCGACGTGATGCTGCCCGGCCTCGACGGCATCGAGCTGTGCACCCGGCTGCGCGCCGCGGGGAACTGGACGCCGGTGCTGATGCTCACCGCGCGCACCGACAGCGCCGAGGTGGCGCGCGCCCTGGACAGCGGCGCCGACGACCACCTCGCCAAGCCGTTCTCCTACGTCGTGCTGCTGGCGCGGCTGCGGGCACTGCTGCGCCGCGGCGGCAGCACCCGGCCGCCGGTGCTGCGCGCCGGAGGGCTGGAGCTCGATCCCGCCACCCACCAGGTGCGCCGCGACGGGACGCCGGTGGAGCTGACCCCGCGACAGTTCGCGCTGCTGGAGTACCTCATCCGCCGCGCCGGCGAGGTGGTGCCCAAGCGCGAGATCCTCGAGCACGTCTGGGACTTCGGCTACGAGGGCGACCCGAACATCGTCGAGGTGTACGTCGCACAGCTGCGCCGCCGGATCGACCAGCCGTTCGGCACCGCCAGCCTTCAGACCGTCCGGCTGGTCGGCTACCGGCTCGCCGACGAGCCCGTGCATACCGAGGGCTGA
- a CDS encoding GtrA family protein, whose amino-acid sequence MSLLDLLPARLRRIMDRFLTREVLTFLAVGGTGYVVDVAAFNVLRSLHPFATLDPSVARTVAVVAAMCVTYVGNKTLTWRDRPSGNRRREVTLFVAFNVVGFGFSVVTLTISHDLLGLTSRLADNISANVIGLALGTVFRYLTYKRFVFVGDAPVENGTPAPSPAHRQRDDEEVPVDASAARSSGLVER is encoded by the coding sequence ATGTCGCTGCTTGACCTCCTCCCTGCGCGGCTGCGTCGGATCATGGACCGGTTCCTCACCCGGGAGGTCCTCACGTTCCTCGCGGTCGGCGGCACCGGGTACGTCGTCGACGTGGCCGCGTTCAACGTGCTCCGCTCGCTGCACCCGTTCGCGACGCTTGACCCGTCCGTGGCTCGCACCGTCGCGGTCGTTGCGGCCATGTGCGTCACCTACGTGGGCAACAAGACGCTGACGTGGCGCGACCGGCCGTCGGGCAACCGGCGCCGCGAAGTGACCCTGTTTGTCGCGTTCAACGTCGTCGGGTTCGGGTTCTCGGTCGTGACCCTGACCATCTCCCACGACCTGCTCGGGCTCACCAGCCGACTCGCGGACAACATCTCCGCGAACGTCATCGGGCTGGCCCTGGGCACCGTGTTCCGCTACCTCACCTACAAGCGTTTCGTGTTCGTGGGCGATGCCCCGGTCGAGAACGGCACCCCAGCGCCGTCGCCTGCGCACCGTCAGCGCGACGACGAGGAGGTTCCCGTTGACGCCTCGGCAGCCAGGTCCTCCGGGCTCGTCGAGCGCTGA
- a CDS encoding PepSY domain-containing protein has translation MRRTRKLVAAGVVGTVVAIGAGGAALASGAADGGDDGDVTVTGSQADRATKAALEITGGGRANSVERDPENGATWEVEVTKPDGDTVDVRLDGRYQLVVVEGDSGS, from the coding sequence ATGAGGCGCACGCGGAAGCTGGTCGCGGCCGGCGTGGTCGGCACTGTGGTGGCGATCGGGGCCGGTGGAGCCGCCCTCGCCAGCGGGGCCGCGGACGGCGGTGACGACGGCGACGTCACGGTGACCGGGTCGCAGGCCGACCGGGCCACCAAGGCAGCACTCGAGATCACCGGCGGGGGACGGGCGAACTCGGTGGAACGCGACCCCGAGAACGGCGCCACCTGGGAGGTCGAGGTGACCAAGCCCGACGGCGACACCGTCGACGTGCGCCTGGACGGGCGCTACCAGCTGGTCGTGGTGGAGGGTGACTCGGGCAGCTAG